A window of the Lolium perenne isolate Kyuss_39 chromosome 7, Kyuss_2.0, whole genome shotgun sequence genome harbors these coding sequences:
- the LOC127319180 gene encoding putative UPF0496 protein 2 produces MMDGSHGSSSSISPVRPWPPRQRSAQDVDEEYGRAFKSRSFLDLWSHAHRSLKHNLSSYKLSSRLSSSFSDDQVPANEEPSSCSYAVLNDFVLEPSPETLTRPGHRRSRRCHGRRRVEALLLEYFDVTREACEACSALLAAAGAAQRHHLVLRRLLLRLAAEGDDRAAAARDALARHIGSDNPLSPAGRRLTGFNDAHARCAPLSRRLVATRRRLRRLARAARIARCAAATAIVGASAAAVVAAVVLAAHAVVGVGAAAVLTFCATSTTRPSARRSFSINKLARRCHRGRRRRHARAGEAAVDAAARGAYILGRDLDTVSRMVRRAHDELEHGRDMARIAVAAGADGGERPPLLLQEVAREEEECGEDLRCQLEELEEHACLCLLTINRSRRIVTQEMTTPDDGSPSTETTSKY; encoded by the coding sequence ATGATGGATGGGAGTCACGGCTCATCGTCGTCAATCTCGCCGGTGCGGCCATGGCCGCCACGGCAGCGCAGCGCGCAGGACGTCGACGAGGAGTACGGGCGCGCCTTCAAGTCGAGATCCTTCCTGGACCTCTGGTCGCACGCCCACCGCAGCCTAAAGCACAATCTCTCCTCCTACAAGCTGTCCTCCAGGCTCAGCTCTAGCTTCAGTGACGATCAAGTGCCAGCCAATGAGGAGCCGTCGTCGTGCTCGTACGCCGTGCTCAACGACTTTGTGCTTGAGCCGAGCCCGGAGACGCTCACTCGTCCCGGACACCGGCGGAGTAGACGCTGCCACGGACGACGCCGGGTGGAGGCCCTCCTGCTCGAGTACTTCGACGTCACGAGGGAGGCCTGCGAGGCGTGCTCCGCGCTGCTAGCTGCCGCCGGAGCCGCGCAGCGGCACCACCTCGTGCTCCGGCGCCTCCTCCTCCGGctcgccgccgaaggagatgatcgTGCCGCAGCCGCAAGGGACGCGCTGGCGCGGCACATTGGCAGCGACAATccgctctcgccggcgggacgccGACTCACCGGGTTCAACGACGCGCATGCGCGCTGCGCCCCGCTCTCCAGGCGCCTCGTGGCGACGCGGCGCCGGCTGCGGAGGCTCGCCCGGGCTGCCCGGATCGCACGGTGTGCGGCCGCCACGGCCATTGTCGGGGCGtctgccgcggccgtcgtggccgCGGTCGTCCTTGCCGCGCACGCCGTCGTCGGCGTCGGCGCGGCCGCCGTCCTCACCTTCTGCGCCACCAGCACCACCAGGCCCTCGGCGCGCCGGTCATTCTCCATCAATAAGTTGGCTCGCCGCTGCCACCGTGGACGGCGGAGGCGACATGCCCGCGCGGGGGAGGCAGCGGTGGACGCGGCGGCGCGGGGCGCGTACATCTTGGGTCGCGACCTGGACACTGTGAGCCGCATGGTGCGTCGCGCGCACGACGAGCTGGAGCACGGGCGCGACATGGCGCGCATCGCGGTGGCGGCAGGTGCGGACGGCGGCGAgcggccgccgctgctgctgcaaGAGGTggcgagggaggaggaggagtgcggggAGGATCTGCGGTGCCAGCTCGAGGAGCTGGAGGAGCACGCATGCCTCTGCCTCCTCACCATCAACCGGAGCAGGAGGATAGTGACGCAGGAGATGACTACGCCTGATGATGGGTCGCCGTCGACGGAGACGACGTCCAAATATTAG